From a single Parambassis ranga chromosome 2, fParRan2.1, whole genome shotgun sequence genomic region:
- the LOC114447533 gene encoding calcitonin gene-related peptide type 1 receptor-like isoform X2, whose protein sequence is MKTRAQMDLNRIVFLLVLCSINKLLLVSATPEDNYKEHLNYPSEHHSVPNRIAVAQFKCFQKILKESHRKVKSNGPVCNTIWDGWLCWDEAEVGLIEQSCPDYYDDFDPYAMASKVCTETGEWGRHPESNRTWTNFTNCKANVTHHKTEAAMTHFYLVMIGHGLSLVSLIISLGIFFHFKSLSCQRITLHKNLFLSFVLNSVITVVWLMTVKKQENNSSESCKLLAFIYLYLLSCNYFWMLCEGIYLHTLIVVAVFAEKQHLMWYYLLGWGFPLVPAIIHSIARHFYYNDRCWVSSATSLLYIIHGPICAALVVNLFFLLNIVRVLITKLRVTHQAESSLYMRAVRATLILIPLLGIQFVLLPYKPHDHWVSEIYLYVMNILMHYQGLLVSTIFCFFNGEVQTVLRRHWNLQRMQFAGTFANTDFFRSASYVASSLTEVHRCYSIDSHTEHINGKSYSDIFRSDSPFV, encoded by the exons ATGAAGACCAGAGCTCAGATGGATCTGAACCGCATCGTGTTTCTTCTGGTCCTCTGCTCCATCAACAAG ctgctgctggtgtcgGCGACCCCTGAAGACAATTACAAGGAGCATCTGAATTACCCTAGTGAACATCACTCGGTACCAAACCGGATTGCCGTAGCCCAGTTCAAATGTTTCCAGAAGATCTTAAAAGAATCACACCGCAAAGTGAAATCGAACG GTCCAGTGTGCAACACAATATGGGACGGCTGGCTGTGCTGGGATGAAGCTGAAGTTGGCCTAATAGAGCAGAGCTGTCCAGACTACTACGATGACTTTGACCCTTATG CGATGGCGTCCAAAGTCTGCACGGAGACGGGTGAGTGGGGACGCCACCCTGAAAGTAACAGGACTTGGACCAACTTCACAAACTGCAAAGCCAACGTGACACACCACAAGACG GAGGCGGCAATGACTCACTTCTACTTGGTTATGATTGGTCACGGACTGTCGCTTGTGTCGCTGATTATATCACTAGGgatatttttccattttaa GAGTCTGAGCTGCCAGAGGATAACGCTGCACAAGaacctcttcctctcctttgtGCTGAACTCGGTCATCACTGTTGTCTGGCTGATGACGGTaaagaaacaagaaaataaCTCTTCT gaaaGCTGTAAGCTGCTGGCATTCATCTATCTGTATCTGTTGAGCTGTAACTACTTCTGGATGCTGTGTGAGGGCATTTACCTGCACACGCTGATCGTAGTGGCAGTGTTTGCAGAGAAACAGCATCTAATGTGGTACTACCTGCTAGGCTGGG GTTTTCCACTTGTGCCGGCGATCATTCACTCTATAGCACGTCACTTCTACTACAATGACAG ATGCTGGGTGAGCTCAGCCACTTCCCTGCTGTACATTATCCACGGCCCCATCTGTGCTGCATTGGTA GTGAACCTCTTCTTTCTGCTAAACATCGTTCGAGTCCTTATCACCAAGCTGCGAGTGACCCACCAGGCTGAATCCAGCCTCTACATGAGGGCGGTTAGAGCCACCCTCATCCTCATCCCTCTCCTCGGCATCCAGTTTGTGCTGCTCCCGTATAAGCCGCATGACCACTGGGTCTCTGAGATCTATCTGTACGTCATGAACATCCTCATGCACTACCAG GGTCTCCTGGTTTCTACAATATTCTGCTTCTTCAACGGGGAG GTTCAGACCGTCCTGAGGAGACACTGGAATCTCCAGCGGATGCAGTTTGCGGGCACGTTCGCCAACACCGACTTCTTCCGCTCTGCGTCCTACGTGGCATCCTCACTCACCGAGGTCCACCGCTGCTACAGCATTGACAGCCACACCGAGCACATAAACGGCAAAAGCTACTCAGATATATTCAGATCAGATAGCCCTTTCGTGTGA
- the LOC114447533 gene encoding calcitonin gene-related peptide type 1 receptor-like isoform X1: MKTRAQMDLNRIVFLLVLCSINKLLLVSATPEDNYKEHLNYPSEHHSVPNRIAVAQFKCFQKILKESHRKVKSNAGPVCNTIWDGWLCWDEAEVGLIEQSCPDYYDDFDPYAMASKVCTETGEWGRHPESNRTWTNFTNCKANVTHHKTEAAMTHFYLVMIGHGLSLVSLIISLGIFFHFKSLSCQRITLHKNLFLSFVLNSVITVVWLMTVKKQENNSSESCKLLAFIYLYLLSCNYFWMLCEGIYLHTLIVVAVFAEKQHLMWYYLLGWGFPLVPAIIHSIARHFYYNDRCWVSSATSLLYIIHGPICAALVVNLFFLLNIVRVLITKLRVTHQAESSLYMRAVRATLILIPLLGIQFVLLPYKPHDHWVSEIYLYVMNILMHYQGLLVSTIFCFFNGEVQTVLRRHWNLQRMQFAGTFANTDFFRSASYVASSLTEVHRCYSIDSHTEHINGKSYSDIFRSDSPFV; this comes from the exons ATGAAGACCAGAGCTCAGATGGATCTGAACCGCATCGTGTTTCTTCTGGTCCTCTGCTCCATCAACAAG ctgctgctggtgtcgGCGACCCCTGAAGACAATTACAAGGAGCATCTGAATTACCCTAGTGAACATCACTCGGTACCAAACCGGATTGCCGTAGCCCAGTTCAAATGTTTCCAGAAGATCTTAAAAGAATCACACCGCAAAGTGAAATCGAACG CAGGTCCAGTGTGCAACACAATATGGGACGGCTGGCTGTGCTGGGATGAAGCTGAAGTTGGCCTAATAGAGCAGAGCTGTCCAGACTACTACGATGACTTTGACCCTTATG CGATGGCGTCCAAAGTCTGCACGGAGACGGGTGAGTGGGGACGCCACCCTGAAAGTAACAGGACTTGGACCAACTTCACAAACTGCAAAGCCAACGTGACACACCACAAGACG GAGGCGGCAATGACTCACTTCTACTTGGTTATGATTGGTCACGGACTGTCGCTTGTGTCGCTGATTATATCACTAGGgatatttttccattttaa GAGTCTGAGCTGCCAGAGGATAACGCTGCACAAGaacctcttcctctcctttgtGCTGAACTCGGTCATCACTGTTGTCTGGCTGATGACGGTaaagaaacaagaaaataaCTCTTCT gaaaGCTGTAAGCTGCTGGCATTCATCTATCTGTATCTGTTGAGCTGTAACTACTTCTGGATGCTGTGTGAGGGCATTTACCTGCACACGCTGATCGTAGTGGCAGTGTTTGCAGAGAAACAGCATCTAATGTGGTACTACCTGCTAGGCTGGG GTTTTCCACTTGTGCCGGCGATCATTCACTCTATAGCACGTCACTTCTACTACAATGACAG ATGCTGGGTGAGCTCAGCCACTTCCCTGCTGTACATTATCCACGGCCCCATCTGTGCTGCATTGGTA GTGAACCTCTTCTTTCTGCTAAACATCGTTCGAGTCCTTATCACCAAGCTGCGAGTGACCCACCAGGCTGAATCCAGCCTCTACATGAGGGCGGTTAGAGCCACCCTCATCCTCATCCCTCTCCTCGGCATCCAGTTTGTGCTGCTCCCGTATAAGCCGCATGACCACTGGGTCTCTGAGATCTATCTGTACGTCATGAACATCCTCATGCACTACCAG GGTCTCCTGGTTTCTACAATATTCTGCTTCTTCAACGGGGAG GTTCAGACCGTCCTGAGGAGACACTGGAATCTCCAGCGGATGCAGTTTGCGGGCACGTTCGCCAACACCGACTTCTTCCGCTCTGCGTCCTACGTGGCATCCTCACTCACCGAGGTCCACCGCTGCTACAGCATTGACAGCCACACCGAGCACATAAACGGCAAAAGCTACTCAGATATATTCAGATCAGATAGCCCTTTCGTGTGA
- the zswim2 gene encoding E3 ubiquitin-protein ligase ZSWIM2: protein MFRKTSWRNSASDAVSLHQDQALSTTMFLLKSYGPTRFLLREEGEDANFKVSLGDLHTCTCPVFIKEQEPCKHISWLLLRKFRLPREHEYSFQLGLVDRQILEVLQGENKPAPASVTLSQLVVDQQPGEVHRKAIQNQDVCPICLEELLEKKLPVSYCRFGCGNNVHISCMMVWADLQELSDNEEIVKCPLCREDFCSRRLLVEEVRNVAKLFTRAEREKPDKHLGVCCWSCHVCPVTGMCYKCTVCTHFYLCKDCAEKGCHSEHLLASRTKRMDKWRLDSDDLIGATSQPGNNSKDT from the exons ATGTTCAGGAAAACCTCCTGGAGGAACTCAGCTAGTGATGCAGTGAGTCTCCATCAGGACCAGGCCCTCAGCACGACCATGTTCCTCCTGAAGTCATATGGCCCGACGAGGTTTCTGCTccgagaggagggagaggatgcAAACTTCAAG GTGTCCTTGGGTGACCTGCATACCTGTACCTGCCCTGTTTTTATAAAGGAGCAAGAGCCATGCAAGCACATCAGCTG GCTGTTGCTGCGGAAATTCAGACTACCCAGAGAACATGAAT ATTCATTTCAGCTCGGACTTGTGGACAGACAAATCTTGGAGGTGCTCCAAGGTGAGAATAAGCCTGCTCCTGCCTCTGTAACCCTGAGCCAACTAGTGGTGGACCAGCAGCCTGGGGAAGTCCATCGGAAAGCCATCCAAAACCAGGATGTGTGTCCAATCTgtctggaggagctgctggagaaaaAACTGCCAGTGTCCTACTGCAG GTTTGGCTGTGGCAACAACGTCCACATCTCTTGCATGATGGTGTGGGCAGACCTCCAAGAGCTCTCAGACAATGAAGAGATAGTTAAGTGCCCTCTGTGCAGGGAGGACTTCTGCTCTCGCAggctgctggtggaggaggtgaggaatgTGGCAAAGCTCTTCACAAGAGCTGAAAGAGAGAAGCCAGACAAACACCTGGGAGTTTGCTGTTGGAGCTGTCATGTCTGCCCCGTCACTGGGATGTGTTATAA atgcaCAGTGTGCACTCATTTCTACCTGTGTAAGGACTGTGCAGAGAAGGGCTGCCACTCTGAGCATTTGTTGGCCTCACGAACA AAAAGGATGGATAAGTGGCGCCTTGACAGCGATGACCTGATAGGAGCAACCTCTCAGCCGGGAAATAACAG caaagacacatag
- the fam171b gene encoding protein FAM171B, translated as MPADDERYLPPLVLLFFLPSLLLIACLDGAMGAAEEEGGGLPSSPPGDNRVADAVGEPYGTADTTGPSALVAGPQFALKVMVRDLVTRQPLPGATVDVFANHTLGSSVQTGERGEALLWVPYSPGLSLTLLGSKVGFVPSPLPWSTPKKPLFSAVTLLLLPHSQGNIWLFEDSVLITGKLPDSSSQPKVKFPKNLLTISDKSNISQVTALLTVPQRHLEKDCANCTPGIIVSNKSVFRSIELKAVAAVSVLLYSAGEELQVRGPIQISLPLGHNTHLRASDTVPAWAFNLKTGAWENQGLGIVKALGDELVWTYTASHLGYWIAAPLPSSKDYLGHASSLEFIAYHTYLLVGILGGTLAVVIGFLSLLLCHCGGSYQEPRRRRRARFSKLTVVKKDQTTSTHMEEGLLFRSGDNSLASCSAQCEPSSTPRHKANYNIYVEDPGSRPAAPVYENLASDRLKGPQSLHYINNEEVARMREKTDANRANINSDHFYPDKLVHIYNQPVAIIQAPELFGAQEKSATFPRNGVEYDAHSEPASKDSYTQTLPKVPHHHSQGGSSQQQSSQDDPQPLETPPQGQGPSAGVWGRYSNLLESSVSVPGTLNEAAGMEGFSSVHGVPSELQGISERTLLELTRGKTHPRAWFVSLDGKPAAQVRHSIIELHSRHRPPSSNDTSLDSGVDMNEPQQNIRETDRDRPSIRASSLPHHGRGGRYGEEQDLSSSESGTTATCTPEDPSLRNILDGSSGAIPNIPEERDGMDTSSAQEDSESRGTPPPRRLRKVREKVKTEKRSAKHVREGRPLTKRS; from the exons ATGCCCGCTGACGATGAACGCTATCTGCCGCCGCTGGTGCTCCTCTTCTTTCTGCCGTCGTTGCTTTTGATTGCCTGCCTGGATGGTGCGATGGgagcagcggaggaggagggcggcGGCCTGCCCTCCTCCCCGCCAGGGGACAATAGAGTCGCAGATGCGGTCGGAGAGCCGTACGGTACCGCAGACACCACCGGCCCGTCCGCTCTGGTGGcag GGCCGCAGTTCGCCCTAAAAGTGATGGTGAGAGATCTGGTGACCCGTCAGCCGCTGCCAGGGGCCACGGTGGATGTCTTCGCCAATCACACCTTAGGGAGCTCTGTCCAGacgggggagagaggggaggctcTGCTCTGGGTGCCGTACAGCCCGGGCCTCAGTCTGACTTTGCTGGGCAGCAAGGTGGGCTTCGTTCCGAGCCCTCTGCCCTGGAGCACCCCCAAGAAACCAC ttttctctgccgtgacgctgctgctgctccctcacAGTCAGGGCAACATCTGGCTATTTGAAGACTCGGTCCTCATCACCGGGAAATTACCTG ACAGCTCATCTCAACCTAAGGTCAAGTTCCCTAAGAACCTCCTCACCATCTCCGATAAAAGCAACATCTCCCAGGTGACAGCGCTCCTGACAGTGCCACAGCGCCACCTAGAGAAGGACTGTGCCAACTGCACTCCAGGCATCATTGTCAGTAACAAATCAG TGTTCAGAAGCATTGAGCTGAAGGCGGTGGCTGCTGTCAGCGTCCTGCTGTACTCTGCTGGTGAGGAACTCCAGGTCCGAGGTCCCATTCAGATCAGCTTGCCCCTGGGCCACAACACGCACCTGAGAGCCTCTGACACTGTCCCGGCCTGGGCCTTCAACCTGAAAACAG GTGCCTGGGAGAATCAGGGTCTGGGGATAGTCAAAGCACTCGGTGATGAGCTGGTTTGGACTTACACTGCTTCACATCTGGGATACTGGATCGCCGCCCCACTGCCATCATCTAAAG ATTATCTGGGACATGCCAGCTCTTTGGAGTTCATAGCTTACCACACCTACCTGCTGGTGGGGATACTGGGAGGAACTCTGGCTGTCGTGATCGGATTTCTCTCCTTGCTGCTCTGTCACTGCGG TGGTTCATATCAAGAGcccaggagaaggaggagggctCGCTTCTCCAAACTCACGGTGGTGAAGAAGGACCAAACCACCTCCACCCACATGGAGGAAGGCTTGTTGTTCCGGTCGGGTGACAACAGCCTCGCCTCCTGCAGCGCCCAGTGTGAGCCGTCATCCACCCCGAGGCACAAAGCCAATTACAACATCTACGTGGAGGATCCAGGCAGTCGCCCTGCAGCTCCTGTCTATGAGAACCTTGCCTCGGATCGGTTAAAGGGTCCCCAGTCGCTTCACTATATCAATAATGAAGAGGTGGCCCGGATGAGGGAGAAGACAGATGCAAACCGGGCCAACATCAATTCTGACCATTTTTACCCAGACAAGCTGGTTCATATCTACAACCAGCCTGTGGCTATTATTCAGGCTCCAGAGCTGTTCGGTGCTCAGGAGAAGTCAGCCACTTTCCCCCGCAATGGAGTTGAGTATGATGCTCACTCAGAGCCTGCAAGTAAAGACAGCTACACCCAGACACTCCCCAAAGTCCCACACCACCACTCCCAAGGTGGGAGCAGTCAACAGCAGAGCAGCCAGGATGATCCCCAGCCTCTGGAGACTCCTCCGCAAGGACAGGGCCCCAGTGCTGGTGTGTGGGGGCGCTACAGTAACCTCCTTGaatcctctgtctctgtgcctgGGACTCTGAATGAAGCAGCCGGTATGGAGGGCTTCAGTAGTGTGCACGGCGTCCCCAGCGAGCTGCAGGGGATTTCAGAGCGCACCTTGTTGGAGCTTACCCGTGGCAAGACGCACCCCAGGGCCTGGTTTGTCTCCTTAGACGGGAAACCAGCCGCTCAGGTCCGCCACTCCATCATCGAGCTGCACAGCCGCCACCGCCCTCCAAGCAGCAACGACACCAGCCTGGATTCAGGGGTGGACATGAATGAGCCCCAGCAGAACATACGTGAGACAGATCGTGACAGGCCATCGATCAGGGCCTCTTCGCTTCCGCACCACGGCCGAGGGGGGCGGTATGGTGAGGAGCAGGACCTGAGCAGCAGTGAGAGTGGCACCACTGCTACCTGTACACCAGAGGACCCTTCCCTAAGGAACATTTTAGACGGGAGCAGCGGGGCTATTCCAAATATTCCTGAAGAGCGGGATGGGATGGACACGTCCAGCGCTCAGGAGGACAGTGAGTCGAGAGGCACGCCGCCTCCACGGCGCCTGAGGAAAGTGAGGGAGAAGGTGAAGACAGAAAAGAGGAGCGCAAAGCATGTGAGGGAGGGCAGACCTCTGACAAAGAGAAGCTAG